A genomic stretch from Candidatus Methylacidiphilales bacterium includes:
- a CDS encoding STAS domain-containing protein, whose translation MPDQISAAIDPPYIYIRISGRATFQNAPLIKAFLDSTINASQPHVILDLQTCTYLDSTFLGTLTGIALRHKKQGLPPLHFIHTTGRNLEIITNLCLDKLFTIHSTSPFPDPTPLSLKSIEPITPLDKNQTSASMLQAHENLIQWHPPNASKFQDVVHYLRSRNTHTPNP comes from the coding sequence ATGCCTGATCAAATCTCAGCAGCCATCGATCCCCCTTACATCTACATCCGCATTTCAGGCCGGGCTACCTTTCAAAACGCCCCACTCATCAAAGCCTTCCTCGACTCGACCATCAATGCCTCGCAACCCCACGTCATCCTAGATCTACAAACATGCACTTACCTCGACAGCACCTTTCTCGGCACACTCACAGGAATTGCCCTTCGGCACAAAAAACAAGGCCTTCCCCCCCTCCACTTCATCCACACCACAGGCCGCAACCTCGAAATAATTACCAACCTCTGCTTAGACAAACTCTTCACAATTCACTCAACTTCACCATTCCCCGACCCCACACCCCTCTCCCTAAAATCCATCGAACCCATTACCCCACTCGATAAAAACCAAACCAGCGCCTCTATGCTCCAAGCCCATGAAAATCTCATCCAATGGCACCCCCCCAACGCCTCCAAATTTCAAGACGTCGTCCACTACCTCCGCTCCCGCAACACCCACACACCTAATCCATAA